One window of Aliarcobacter lanthieri genomic DNA carries:
- the lepA gene encoding translation elongation factor 4: protein MQKNIRNFSIIAHIDHGKSTLADRIIQECGAISDREMTSQVMDNMDIEKERGITIKAQSVRLNYTLNGEKYILNLIDTPGHVDFSYEVSRSLASSEGALLIVDSTQGVEAQTIANVYIAMDNDLELLPVVNKIDLPSADPMRVLAEVEDAIGLDCTEHNLISAKTGLGVKDLIESIIKRVPAPIGDEEAPTKALIYDSWFDNYLGALALVRVYDGSIKKGQILKMMNTKVEHQVISLMYPHPLKRQDTTEIKTGEIGIVVLGLKTLDGIAVGDTMTDAKNPTKDVIDGFEPAKPFVFAGLYPIETDKFEDLREALNKLKLNDSSISFEPESSLALGSGFRTGFLGMLHMEVIKERLEREFDLDLIATAPTVVYEVLKKDGEKVIIQNPSELPEPNYIETIFEPYVKATILVPDEFLGNVIKLLNDKRGIQLKMDYIGARVLLEYDIPMNEIVMDFYDKLKSTTKGYASFDYEPVGFRPGNLKKLDVRVAGDIVDALSIIVPEDRSVSRGREFVKALKELIPRQLFEVAVQASIGSTIIARETVKSMGKNVTAKCYGGDITRKRKLLEKQKAGKKRMKAIGKVNVPQEAFMAVLKI, encoded by the coding sequence TTGCAAAAAAATATTAGAAATTTTAGTATTATTGCACATATTGATCATGGAAAATCAACTCTTGCAGATAGAATAATTCAAGAGTGTGGAGCAATTAGTGATCGGGAAATGACTTCTCAAGTTATGGATAATATGGATATAGAAAAAGAGCGTGGAATTACTATAAAAGCTCAAAGTGTAAGACTAAACTATACACTTAACGGAGAAAAATATATTTTGAATCTAATAGATACTCCAGGACACGTAGATTTTTCTTATGAAGTAAGTCGTTCTTTAGCTTCTTCAGAAGGTGCTCTACTTATAGTTGATTCAACTCAAGGTGTCGAAGCACAAACTATTGCAAATGTTTACATAGCTATGGATAATGACTTAGAATTACTCCCTGTTGTAAATAAAATAGATTTACCAAGTGCAGATCCTATGAGAGTTCTAGCAGAAGTAGAAGATGCTATTGGTCTTGATTGTACAGAACACAACCTAATTTCAGCTAAAACTGGTTTAGGAGTAAAAGATTTAATTGAATCAATCATCAAAAGAGTTCCTGCTCCTATTGGAGATGAAGAAGCACCTACAAAAGCACTTATTTATGATAGTTGGTTTGATAACTATTTAGGTGCTTTGGCATTGGTACGTGTTTATGATGGTAGTATCAAAAAAGGGCAAATATTAAAAATGATGAATACAAAAGTTGAACATCAAGTAATAAGCCTAATGTATCCACATCCATTAAAAAGACAAGATACAACAGAAATAAAAACAGGCGAAATAGGTATAGTTGTACTTGGACTTAAAACTCTTGATGGCATAGCTGTTGGAGATACAATGACAGATGCAAAAAACCCAACAAAAGATGTAATTGATGGATTTGAACCAGCTAAACCATTTGTTTTTGCAGGACTTTATCCAATAGAAACAGATAAATTTGAAGATTTAAGAGAAGCATTAAATAAACTAAAATTAAATGACTCATCAATATCTTTTGAGCCAGAAAGCTCACTAGCTTTAGGAAGTGGTTTTAGAACTGGTTTTTTAGGTATGCTTCATATGGAAGTTATAAAAGAAAGACTTGAAAGAGAGTTTGATTTAGACCTAATAGCAACTGCTCCAACTGTTGTTTATGAAGTCTTAAAAAAAGATGGAGAGAAAGTTATTATTCAAAATCCATCAGAACTACCTGAACCAAACTATATAGAAACTATTTTTGAACCTTATGTAAAAGCTACTATTTTGGTACCAGATGAGTTTTTAGGAAATGTTATAAAACTTCTCAATGATAAAAGAGGAATTCAGTTAAAAATGGACTATATAGGGGCTAGAGTTCTTTTAGAATATGATATTCCTATGAATGAAATTGTTATGGATTTTTATGATAAATTAAAATCAACTACAAAAGGTTATGCCTCTTTTGATTATGAGCCTGTAGGATTTAGACCTGGAAATCTAAAAAAACTTGATGTTAGAGTTGCAGGAGATATTGTAGATGCACTTTCTATCATAGTTCCAGAAGATAGATCTGTTTCAAGAGGAAGAGAGTTTGTAAAAGCCTTAAAAGAACTAATACCAAGACAACTTTTTGAAGTTGCAGTACAAGCTAGTATTGGAAGCACAATAATTGCTAGAGAGACTGTAAAATCTATGGGGAAAAATGTAACTGCAAAATGTTATGGTGGAGATATTACAAGAAAGAGAAAACTACTTGAAAAACAAAAAGCTGGTAAAAAAAGAATGAAAGCTATTGGAAAAGTAAATGTTCCACAAGAGGCTTTTATGGCAGTATTGAAAATCTAA
- a CDS encoding metal-sensing transcriptional repressor — MNEEKQKALQALKTAKGQIEAIIKMIEDGRYCIDISNQILAVSSLVKKSNILILKQHMNSCVLEAVNSGNANQKIDEITKILSKIIDK; from the coding sequence GTGAATGAAGAGAAACAAAAAGCTTTACAGGCACTTAAAACAGCCAAAGGACAAATAGAAGCTATTATTAAAATGATTGAAGATGGAAGGTACTGTATAGATATATCAAATCAGATTCTTGCTGTATCATCTCTTGTTAAAAAATCAAACATTTTGATATTAAAGCAACATATGAATAGTTGTGTTTTAGAAGCTGTGAATAGTGGTAATGCAAATCAAAAGATTGATGAAATTACAAAAATTTTATCAAAAATTATTGATAAATAA